The Comamonas testosteroni genome contains the following window.
TCGTCTTCACGAACAAGAAGCCGCCATTTCACGACAATTGGCTGCTGAGCAGCTCATCGGTCAGCTAGAAGTAATTGATAAACAGCGGGCCTTGGAGCTGGTACGTACTGATCTAGCTGCAGCGCGCCAAATCCTAGTCAGCAACCGAGCCAAAATTGAACAGGCTCAGGCCAAAAAACTGGAAACCCAAGGTGCCTTCCGCCGCCGTGCATCAGATGAACTGGCACAAACAGAGCGAGAGCTGTTAAGTCTGGCTGAAGATATCTCCCGCGCCAAGAGCCAGCGTACCCGCACTATCGTTCTTGCTCCTACCGAAGGGGTGGTCAAAGGGCTGCGCAGTTCTGGCACAGGTTGGGTCGTTAAACCCGGTGAAGCCATTCTCGAGGTTGTTCCCGTCAAAGACGAAGTCATTGTCGAAGCTCAACTCAACCCTGCAGACCGTGGCTATGTCCATACCGGTCAATCCACCAAGGTCAAAATTTCAGCCTACGACTTTCTGCGCTACGGCTATGTCAAAGGTCATGTCACGCTGGTTTCCGCAGATGCTGATCGCGACCGCAGCCAGCCTAATGCATCGTCCTACTTTCGGATTCAAGCGAGCTTGGATCAACCGTGGGTGGGCCGCACCGACAACCGCATTACAACAGGCATGCAAGCTGAGCTGGACCTGCTTCTAGGTCATGAGCCTTTTATCTGGTATCTGCTGCGCCCAATGCTGCGTATTCAGAGTGAAGCATTCCGGGAGCCATGATGACCAAGCGCATCCCTCCCACCTCAAACCGTATCACTACGAAGTCACTGCTCAGGCCAACATCTTTGACACTGCTGCTTGGTGGGCTGCATTTCATGGCGTCTACAGCTATCGCGCAGTCCATCCAATATGGCATGGCACCGGCCACGACACAGCAAGCACTCGTCGTTCGCCAGACAGCAGCATCAGGCTTGCGCATGGCCCACCAACTCAGTCCAGCCACTCTAGCTAGCGACCATGCCAGCCGCCACCTGATTGATGCTCTGCATGCGATGCTCAATGAATACCCCGATGTGCTCAAGGCTCGCGCAGCACTGGAGTCAGCTGGTCATGATGTCAATTCTGCACGCGGCGCGCGCTGGCCCACGTTCAAGGTAGGAACCTCCGGCGGAGATGCCCAGATGCGACAGGGCACTCGAGCCAGTTATACCACCGTCAATGCAGAGGTACGCATGAGTCTGCTCGACGGTGGAGCAATTGGTGCAGGCATACGCTCTGCAGAGTCCTCGGAAGCCGCACAAAGCAGCGCACTCTATGCAACTCGGCAGAACGTGCTACTCGACGCACTGACAGCCATGCAGGAACTTCAGCGCTTTGGTAGCAAAGCTACTATTGCCGCAGAGTCCGCACGCATCATCGGCCAGCTAGCCCGACTTGAAGAGCGGCGTGCAGAACTAGGTGCCGTGGGCCGCAACGACTTGCGCCAAGCCTCTTCGCGCCAAGCCAGCGCACTGGCGCAGCAGCAAGCGCTCGAATCCCAGCGCCTGGATGCCCAGGCACGCTTTACCCGCTATTTCGGCTTCACCCCTGAAAGTGGCTGGCTACCGCAACTTCATGTTCCTCTGCAATGGATGCCTGCCAATGAGAGCGGTGCACTGCAAGCTGCAGAAAACAACAGCACGGAGCTTCAGGAGATTGAGCAACAGATTGCGCGCGCTACGGCCGAAGTCGAGCGTAGCAAGGCTCAACGTTATCCAACTCTAGCGGCTGTCGTGACGCATAACCGCGACCCTAAGGGCGTGCTTTACGCCGACGGGACACGCTATGGCGTGGAGCTGAACTGGAACTTCGGCAACGGCTTTGAACTACGCGACCGCATTCTGAAGGCTATTAATGAATTGCAGGCTCAAGAGGCTCAGCAGGAGGCGGTTCGCCGCCAGGTTCGGGAAACCACATCTGCCACATGGGGTCGCACTCTGACAGGCAGGCAACGCGAAGTCCAGCTCGCTGGAGCCGTACGCGAAGCACGCGCAGCCTTTGAAGGCCGTCGCCGTCTGCTTGAAGCTGGTCGCGGCAGTCTCTCTCAAGTGCTTGACGCCCAACTCGACATGCAACGCCTCATGCTTGAGGAGGCTGATGCTATTTATGACCAGCGCATCAATGAGCTGCGCCTAGTGCGTGCCACTGGCAAGCTGCTGCCCTCCCCTATGCCCAATCAATGGCTGGGCCTGCTGTTTGCACAGCAAAGCCAAACACCTGCCCCCTCGACCAGCCAAGGCTCAGCCATCGCATCTAAAGCGAGGCTCGAGCTATCTCCCAAATCACCGGCGATGACCACGGTAAGCACAGACAAAGATTTGAACTCTGCAACTGCGCGCACTGTGCCAACCGCACAGCACATACGACTGAGGCTGGAGCCTCGTCTAGCCACCGAGCAATTGTCCCGACCCCAAAACCAGATTAAGACGACCACCGCCCAGTGGTAGCGGCCAAGCTTTTTTTACGCAGTGGTCGGCGCTTGCCCATAGCCGACCATTGGATTTTTTATGGGCTTTTTTACTAACTGGAAATCATCATGACCAACTTCATCAAGACCTTCTGCAAAGATGAAAAAGGCGCTACTGCTATCGAATATGGACTGATTGCGGGTTTGGTTGCCGTCGGCATCATCTTTGCGCTGACTAGTTTAGGCACAGAGCTTTCGGCTCTTTTTGATCGTGTATCGGAAAAGCTCAAGGGAGCTACTGGTACCAAGCCCTAAACATCTTTCAAGATGACAAACCTCAGTCCCATCCTGTTGCTATGGCTTGTTGTCATAGTGGTAATGGATTTACGCATCCGCAAAGTGCGCAACTGGATGGTGCTGCTTGGCCTAATTGCAGGTCTGGCAGTGCTGTTCAGCAGCAAACAACCTTTTCAGGTTTCTGTCTGGAATGGACTGGTCGGTATGTGTTTGGCCTTTGTCGCCTTGATGCCGTTTTATGCACTGCGCTGGATGGGAGCCGGGGATGTCAAATTTGCCGCCGTCATCGGCCTGTGGTTTGGTTTTTCTCACCATCTACTGGTTATCTGGCTAGGAGGCAGTCTACTGGCAGGCCTGCATGGCCTGCTGGTACTAGCCTGGCATAGCGTGTGGCGCAGTCCTTATACCGACTGGATGCTGGCATGGTTGCCTAGTCGTCTGGCCACGGCGCTTGCATCTGCTGCATCTGCGCAGCCACTGGCCGGCCCTCCTATCACGAGCGGTGAACACCGCATACCACTCTGCATTCCCTATGCGGGCTATATGGCCATCGTCGCCATCTGGGTGGTGATACATACCGAGCCGCCATTGGCGACTTAGACCTTACCTCTAAACACAGGCACCACGATCACCAACGGGTGCTTTGCCATCGTCACGCTCACAGCCTCCAGGCTTGCGTGCCCGTTGCAAAGCGTCTGCTTCAAGCATTTTCACAATTAAAAATCAAGGGAATACAAGCAATGAACCTCACCAAGATTCTTGCCGGCCTGCTGGTTGTGCTCGCTATCGCCTTAGCCATCATGGCCTGGATCATGGGGCGCCAACCCCAGCGCGCCGTGGCTCCTGCACCCTCATCAATCAATGCTATTGACACAAATA
Protein-coding sequences here:
- a CDS encoding HlyD family type I secretion periplasmic adaptor subunit codes for the protein MKIWHDSELPLALRQSQDVDSDRHPNPVSALRTAADAAQANERAGLWRHLSRKQKLLGGGIAALVLFGLFYPVENVVVASGQVIPSDRVQTVQHLEGGIVTKVHVREGQAVTRSQPLLEIDLGGSSLNLEQLTARQATAEAVKTRLTAESQGHVLKAEYFPTSLDPQIVQAEIGAFASRTLEHQGTQASAQAQLMQAQGDVAQAQARIQGLETSLRLHEQEAAISRQLAAEQLIGQLEVIDKQRALELVRTDLAAARQILVSNRAKIEQAQAKKLETQGAFRRRASDELAQTERELLSLAEDISRAKSQRTRTIVLAPTEGVVKGLRSSGTGWVVKPGEAILEVVPVKDEVIVEAQLNPADRGYVHTGQSTKVKISAYDFLRYGYVKGHVTLVSADADRDRSQPNASSYFRIQASLDQPWVGRTDNRITTGMQAELDLLLGHEPFIWYLLRPMLRIQSEAFREP
- a CDS encoding A24 family peptidase, coding for MTNLSPILLLWLVVIVVMDLRIRKVRNWMVLLGLIAGLAVLFSSKQPFQVSVWNGLVGMCLAFVALMPFYALRWMGAGDVKFAAVIGLWFGFSHHLLVIWLGGSLLAGLHGLLVLAWHSVWRSPYTDWMLAWLPSRLATALASAASAQPLAGPPITSGEHRIPLCIPYAGYMAIVAIWVVIHTEPPLAT
- a CDS encoding TolC family protein, encoding MAHQLSPATLASDHASRHLIDALHAMLNEYPDVLKARAALESAGHDVNSARGARWPTFKVGTSGGDAQMRQGTRASYTTVNAEVRMSLLDGGAIGAGIRSAESSEAAQSSALYATRQNVLLDALTAMQELQRFGSKATIAAESARIIGQLARLEERRAELGAVGRNDLRQASSRQASALAQQQALESQRLDAQARFTRYFGFTPESGWLPQLHVPLQWMPANESGALQAAENNSTELQEIEQQIARATAEVERSKAQRYPTLAAVVTHNRDPKGVLYADGTRYGVELNWNFGNGFELRDRILKAINELQAQEAQQEAVRRQVRETTSATWGRTLTGRQREVQLAGAVREARAAFEGRRRLLEAGRGSLSQVLDAQLDMQRLMLEEADAIYDQRINELRLVRATGKLLPSPMPNQWLGLLFAQQSQTPAPSTSQGSAIASKARLELSPKSPAMTTVSTDKDLNSATARTVPTAQHIRLRLEPRLATEQLSRPQNQIKTTTAQW
- a CDS encoding Flp family type IVb pilin, encoding MTNFIKTFCKDEKGATAIEYGLIAGLVAVGIIFALTSLGTELSALFDRVSEKLKGATGTKP